A genomic window from Fibrobacterota bacterium includes:
- a CDS encoding TIGR02147 family protein: protein MPEIFTYTDYRKFLSDAWAERKARDAKFSHRFIALRAGFASSGFFSKILSGDVNLTPSGALKLAEIFRLSNRETRYFELLVLYDQARSHEERMLFLDRIVASRNLGVPELETSKTAFCRDWRAVAVLQALDLIEHRDDHALLGRMLTPKVEAAEVGRILALLDELGLAAKGDDGIWRKTQATLTTGDAESEAIDLFRQTTMELGIESMDRWTREDRSISTLTLSVSRQTFERLRDKLRCLRREALDMASSDDLPDRVIQVNFQMFPLAVRPEGGES from the coding sequence ATGCCCGAAATCTTCACCTACACCGACTACCGCAAATTCCTCTCGGATGCCTGGGCCGAGCGCAAGGCGCGCGATGCGAAGTTCTCGCACCGGTTCATCGCACTGCGGGCGGGGTTCGCCAGTTCCGGGTTCTTTTCCAAGATCCTTTCCGGCGATGTGAACCTGACGCCCTCCGGCGCCCTCAAGCTCGCCGAGATCTTCCGGCTGTCCAATCGCGAGACCCGCTACTTCGAGCTTCTGGTGCTCTACGACCAGGCCAGAAGCCACGAGGAGCGGATGTTGTTTTTGGATCGCATCGTCGCATCGCGCAACCTCGGGGTTCCCGAGCTGGAAACCTCCAAGACCGCCTTCTGCCGGGATTGGCGGGCGGTGGCCGTCTTGCAGGCGTTGGATTTGATCGAGCATCGCGACGATCACGCCCTGCTGGGTCGCATGCTCACGCCGAAGGTGGAGGCGGCCGAGGTGGGCCGGATCCTGGCTCTCCTGGACGAGCTGGGATTGGCAGCCAAGGGGGATGACGGAATCTGGCGAAAAACACAGGCGACTCTGACCACGGGGGATGCGGAGTCGGAGGCCATCGATCTCTTCCGCCAAACCACCATGGAGCTGGGAATCGAATCCATGGACCGATGGACCCGCGAAGACCGCTCCATCTCCACCCTGACCCTGAGCGTTTCCAGGCAGACCTTCGAGCGGCTGCGCGACAAGCTGCGTTGCCTGCGTCGCGAGGCCCTGGACATGGCCTCTTCGGACGATCTGCCGGATCGTGTGATCCAGGTCAACTTCCAGATGTTTCCTTTGGCCGTGCGGCCCGAAGGAGGTGAATCGTGA